One part of the Flavobacterium johnsoniae UW101 genome encodes these proteins:
- a CDS encoding YncE family protein produces MKKFNKLFLTVLISSAFFVSCSNDDDNNDEPRGDYENGIFIVNEGNFGKTNGTISYLSDDLSIENNVFSLVNPGKITGDTPLFIGFKDDAAYIVVNGSNKIEVVNRYTFKSIATVTANLNNPRFIAFANGKGYVTNWGEGSDPADDYVAVLDLTTNTVTSSISVVEGPEKIIENDGKLYVAHKGGWGQGNSLTVINSATNTVVTNFVVGDVPSDLVKDNGTLYILCNGKPFYADVETAGKIVKVNLSTNTVSSTLDFTGITHPGFLDIEDSKVYYTIGNNIYSMAANATSLPATALFKASDVTNLYGFAVEDNKIYAADAINNQDPGEAYIYSLTGTKNKSFTVGISPNGFYFND; encoded by the coding sequence ATGAAAAAATTTAACAAACTATTTTTAACAGTCCTTATAAGCTCGGCATTTTTTGTGTCTTGCAGCAACGATGATGACAATAATGATGAGCCGCGCGGCGATTATGAGAATGGAATATTTATTGTTAATGAAGGTAATTTTGGAAAAACCAATGGGACTATTTCTTATTTATCAGATGATTTGAGTATCGAAAACAATGTTTTCTCTTTAGTTAATCCTGGTAAAATTACTGGAGATACTCCTTTATTTATTGGTTTTAAAGATGATGCAGCTTATATAGTGGTAAACGGATCAAATAAAATTGAAGTGGTTAACAGATACACTTTTAAAAGCATTGCTACCGTTACAGCTAATTTAAACAATCCAAGATTTATTGCATTTGCAAACGGAAAAGGATATGTAACAAACTGGGGAGAAGGAAGCGATCCTGCTGATGATTATGTAGCAGTTTTAGATCTTACTACTAATACAGTTACTTCTTCAATTTCAGTAGTTGAAGGTCCGGAAAAAATCATCGAAAATGACGGTAAACTTTATGTAGCACACAAAGGCGGCTGGGGACAAGGAAATTCATTAACAGTTATTAACTCTGCTACAAATACGGTTGTAACAAATTTTGTAGTGGGAGATGTGCCGAGCGACTTAGTAAAAGATAACGGAACTTTATATATTTTATGTAACGGAAAACCATTCTATGCAGATGTTGAAACTGCGGGAAAAATTGTAAAAGTGAATTTAAGTACTAATACTGTATCATCAACATTAGATTTTACAGGTATAACACATCCGGGATTCTTAGATATCGAAGACAGCAAAGTATATTATACTATTGGAAACAATATTTATTCTATGGCCGCTAATGCGACATCTTTACCAGCAACAGCGTTATTTAAAGCTTCTGACGTTACAAATCTTTACGGTTTTGCAGTAGAAGACAATAAAATTTATGCGGCTGATGCTATAAATAACCAAGATCCTGGAGAAGCATACATTTATTCACTTACAGGAACAAAAAACAAATCATTTACAGTAGGAATATCTCCTAATGGTTTTTACTTTAACGATTAA